From the genome of Symphalangus syndactylus isolate Jambi chromosome 13, NHGRI_mSymSyn1-v2.1_pri, whole genome shotgun sequence:
agaatggcgtgaacccgggaggcggagcttgcagtgagccgagatctcgccactgcactccagcctgggcgacagagcaagactccgtttcagaaaaaaaaaaaaaagaagaagaacaaaatttgtattttttttttgtttttttttggagatgagagtctcactgtcacccagcctggagggcagtggcgtgatctcagctcactgcaacttctgcctcctgggctcaagtgattctcccgcctcagcctcccgagtagctgggattacaggtgtgcgctacacacccggctaatttttgtatttttagtaaagacgaggtgtcaccatgttggtcaggctagtcttgaactcctgaccttaagtgatccacctgcctcgacctcccacagtggtagggttacaggcatgagccaccacgcccgggctgTATGATTTTTTAGACTAAGTTTTCAAAGGTAACTTGCAGCTGAGAGGTCCAGACACAGTGAGTGTGGTGCTATGGAAAAATATCGATTATAATACTGATCAGCTAATACTTGAGAAAGTAGGAAACACTCTTCACACAGGTCCTCATATTCACTCCTCACAGTACAATTATTATTCCCACTTCTGTAATGGGGCCACTGCAGCCACAAAAGGGCGAGGCTCACAGACAAAGTCATAGAGCTCCTAAAGGGTCGGGCCAGGATGTGAGCTGAGGTTTTGTGGTAGAAAAAGTGAGTTTCTAACCATGACCCTATATTAAACACTCCATCAGCAAAACCCACTTGGGAATACAGACAGATTCTGAGAAGAGATGAAAAGTCATAGGATGGACTCACGTAGAGCTGTGTTCATCCTCTGTCTCAAAGACATTTTGAACGGAAAAACAGAGTTTCCTCAAGCTGGAGCAGTATTTTAAGCAGTAGGCAGAAACCACCAAGTCCGCGTTGTCAATAATATGAAAGttagcttcctggaggaggttcACTGCCTGCTTCACAAAGGCAGGATCCTGCATTTCAAAGAGACAGTAAAATATCGCCAAGGAATCCACCTGTCCCTGAGGATCGCCACACTCCCCTAAGCTCTTCAGGCACTGGTGAAATTGCTGCTTTATCTCTTGGGACAGTTGGAAGCCAAAAAACGCGTCCAgtttttcttgttcctttttatttaaaaggccAGTTAGAAAACACCCCAAAAAAATCCAATGTGCTctccttgcttttttaaaattggcAACTAGCAATTCCTGTACACATCTCACAGCTGGGTGAGGATGATCAAAGTGGCCCTTGAGCAAATAGAACAAGGCGGCACAGAACTCCTGGACACACACGTGGAGGAACACGTAGGAGCGCTCACGCTCCCCGTACTTCAGAAGTATCTTGGTGCCCAGCAGTGCAGGGATGTCAGCGTCAACAACCCCATTTCTCCGGAGGTCGTCTTCACAAAACTCAAATGCGTCTGTCCACATGCCCTCTGCAGCCAGGGAGCACAGGGCCTTCAGCTGGCGCTGGCTTTGCGGAGTCGGACCCTCGGCACCCTCGGGTGTGAACAGGTTAAAGACGAAAGAGGAGTACACAGAGGTAGTGCTCTGGCAGGTCAGGGCCAGGTCTTTTCCTTTCTGCATCTCTTGCTTCAGACTGGTACACAGGATCCAGCAGAGGAGTGGGATTTGGCATATGGAAAACAGCTGTTCACTTTCTCTTACGAGATTGAAGGCTTCCATGGCTCTTTTCGGGTCTTTGAAGAAACAGCAGAAATACACTAACCTATCACTCTCGTTGAATCCCCGGGGCTGGTAGATTTCTGAGATCGTCACCTGATCCCGGAGCTCCTTCGGGCACACGGGTTTGACGGCGATGAGCAGGGAGGCATCCGGGAGCATCTTCTTCCTCAGCAAACTGCTCAGAAGCACCTGCACCGGCCGTTTCTCCATCAAGTCGCCACACAGATCCGAATCGGGTTCGTTCAAGCCGCCCTTCAGCTCTTCGAAGCTGTCGATGACGAACAAGAGTCTCTCCGGTTGAGCCACGATCTCTGTTATAGGAGCAGCAGGGTCAGGCCACTCTCGGGAAATCAAGTCAGCCAAGCTCATTGCCGGCAACTCCCTCAGTTCTCTGCAGCAGAAATAGAATGTGTACAGGAATCTATCCCGGAAGATCTTGTTGTCCGACCAGGCCATCATCAGCTTCATCAGGAATGTCGTTTTTCCAATTCCTTGTGGTCCTTGAATGATCACTGTACGTGGCTGTTTCCCAGTTTCCTTGGGAGCAAAAAGGCGGTCCAAATGGTCACATTCTTCTTGCTTGACTTCCTCCTCAAAGTACAGGTGAATCTCAGTGACAGACTTGCTGGACCATAAGTGGCTGAATTTCTGCTTTGCGTGAGCTTGATAGGCCTTTGTGTATCCTGAGTCAGTGAGGGCAAGAggagaaaaaacacacaaaggTAAGCATTCCTGCATATATTCTTTGCCcctgacattttttttcttctcagaatgTATCTTTCTAGGGGTCTACACACTGTCGCCCCCAGGCCAAACCTGGTCAGTCTTCtcttgtaaataaagtttcattaGAACTCACTATGCCATTCATGGGTGTATTGTCTACAGGTGCCTTCCTGATTGAATAGCAGAACTGAATAGCTGTGAGAGACTGTATGagccacaaagcctaaaatggaAACCATATGGTCCTTTACACAAAAAGGTTGGCAACTTCTGCTttcaatagacacacacacacacacacacacacacacacacattcattgcTACTATGTAAAGCTTGACAACTTCTGCTttcaatagacacacacacacacacacacacattcattgcTACTATGTAAAGCTTGACAACTTCTGCTTTCAATAGACGCAcccacacgcgcacacacacacaaacacattcgTTGCTACTATGTAAAGTTTGACAGCTTCTGCTTTCAATAGACACATATACAGGTATTCATTGCTACTATGATAGCAAAGTAACTGGAAAATAGCTATATGACTATCAAGACCagttaaataatttatgaaacCACAAGCTATTATACAGATATTAAAAGTATGGAATAATCTCTTCATATGAGTAAATAACAGGACGGTGTCTATAGCATGTACTCAATTTGTATAAACAAGGGATTTAGATACAGATATAGGTTTCACATACAGGGACTAAAGTCCACCTAAGAAGGACCTGACCTAGGCAGTTGCctccagaagagaaaggagatgcAGTAGAGAGGATAGAATGGCACCTCGCATCCATTCCAACTTTATGCCAGTGAGCTTTCTTTCGATGGTAGAATTCTCAAGAGAAAAGCCAGTCAAGAAATCCaacaacaggccgggtgcggtggttcacgcctgtactcccagcactttgggaggccgaggtgggcagatcatgaagtcaagagatcaagaccatcctggccaacatggtgaaaccccatctctactaaaaatacaaaaattagccgggcctggtggtgcgtgcctgtagtcccagctacttgggaggctgagacagaagaatcgcttgaacctgggaggcagaggttgcagtgagctgggatggcaccgctgcactctaacctgggcaacagagcgaggctccacctcaaaaaaaaaaaaaaatccagcaacaATGGTGACCAAGCCCTACACATCCCACAATCCCCCGTAGCTAAGATCAAGGTACAGATCCCACAATCCCCCGTAGCTAAGATCAAGGTACAGATCCCACAATCCCTCGTAGCTAAGATCAAGGTACAGATCCCACAATCCCCCGTAGCTAAGATCAAGGTACAGATCCCACAATCCCCCGTAGCTAAGATCAAGGTACAGATCCCACAATCCCCCGTAGCTAAGATCAAGGTACAGATCCCACAATCCCCCGTAGCTAAGATCAAGGTACAGATCCCACAATCCCCCGTAGCTAAGATCAAGGTACAGATCCCACAATCCCCCGTAGCTAAGATCAAGGTACAGATCCCACAATCCCCCGTAGCTAAGATCAAGGTACAGATCCCACAATCCCCCGTAGCTAAGATCAAGGTACAGATCCCACAATCCCCCGTAGCTAAGATCAAGGTACAGATCCCACAATCCCCCGTAGCTAAGATCAAGGTACAGATCCCACAATCCCCCGTAGCTAAGATCAAGGTACAGATCCCACAATCCCCCGTAGCTAAGATCAAGGTACAGATCCCACAATCCCCCGTAGCTAAGATCAAGGTACAGATCCCACAATCCCCCGTAGCTAAGATCAAGGTACAGATCCCACAATCCCCCGTAGCTAAGATCAAGGTACAGATCCCACAATCCCCCGTAGCTAAGATCAAGGTACAGATCCCACAATCCCCCGTAGCTAAGATCAAGGTACAGATCCCACAATCCCCCGTAGCTAAGATCAAGGTACAGATCCCACAATCCCTCGTAGCTAAGATCAAGGTACAGATCCCACAATCCCCCGTAGCTAAGATCAAGGTACGGATTAAGTTCTGCGATTGGCCCTCACTCTCACGAcactggaaggggaaggggagtggAGTCTATCTTCTGCCCGTTTTGCTGCCAGCTTCCATGAACACACAGATGCTGGGCTCTTCTGTAACAGAAGGCTTGTCTCCAATTGCTgtagttggccgggcacagtggctcacgcctataatcccagcactttgggaggctgacaggcagatcacttgaggctaggagattgagaccagtctggccaacatggtgaaacccccatctctactaaaaatacaaaaattagctgggtgtggtggtacaggcctataatcccagctacttgggaggccagggcagaagaatcacttgaacccaggaggtggaggttgcagtgagcagagattacaccactgtaatCTAGccctggcaatagagcgagactgtcccaaaaacaaaaaccagttgCTGTGGTCATTGATTTTAAGCAGCTGCTGCACTGGTGAGCTTCCCAATTTCTGAATCATAGCTGTCG
Proteins encoded in this window:
- the NLRP4 gene encoding NACHT, LRR and PYD domains-containing protein 4; translation: MAASFFSDFGLMWYLEELKKEEFRKFKEHLKQMTLHLELKQIPWTEVKKASREELANLLIKHYEEQQAWNITLRIFQKLDRKDLCMRVMRERTGYTKAYQAHAKQKFSHLWSSKSVTEIHLYFEEEVKQEECDHLDRLFAPKETGKQPRTVIIQGPQGIGKTTFLMKLMMAWSDNKIFRDRFLYTFYFCCRELRELPAMSLADLISREWPDPAAPITEIVAQPERLLFVIDSFEELKGGLNEPDSDLCGDLMEKRPVQVLLSSLLRKKMLPDASLLIAVKPVCPKELRDQVTISEIYQPRGFNESDRLVYFCCFFKDPKRAMEAFNLVRESEQLFSICQIPLLCWILCTSLKQEMQKGKDLALTCQSTTSVYSSFVFNLFTPEGAEGPTPQSQRQLKALCSLAAEGMWTDAFEFCEDDLRRNGVVDADIPALLGTKILLKYGERERSYVFLHVCVQEFCAALFYLLKGHFDHPHPAVRCVQELLVANFKKARRAHWIFLGCFLTGLLNKKEQEKLDAFFGFQLSQEIKQQFHQCLKSLGECGDPQGQVDSLAIFYCLFEMQDPAFVKQAVNLLQEANFHIIDNADLVVSAYCLKYCSSLRKLCFSVQNVFETEDEHSSTSDYSLVCWHHICSVLTTSGHLRELQVEDSTLSESTFVTWCNQLRHPSCRLQKLGINNVSFSGQSAQLFEVLFYQPDLKYLSFTLTKLSRDDVRSLCDALNYPAGNVKELALVNCHLSPIDCEVLAGLLTNNKKLTYLNVSCNQLDAGMPLLCAALCSPHAVLVYLMLAFCHLSEQCCEYISEMLLRNKSVRYLDLSANVLKDEGLKTLCEALKRPDCCLDSLCLVKCFITADGCEDLASALISNQNLKILQIGCNEIGDVGVQLLCRALTHPDCRLEILGLEECGLTSACCKDLASVLTSSKMLQQLNLTLNALDHTGVVVLCEALRHPACALQVLGLRKTDFDEETQALLTAEEERNPDLTITDEFDTITRVEI